From Campylobacter pinnipediorum subsp. caledonicus:
CCTTGGTAAAAAAAGCTTTTTTTAATCTCACTTGTAGTCGAACCAAGCGCCAAGAGCAATGCTATCTCTTGTCTTCTATTCATAACTGTCATTAAAAGTGAACTTACTATATTTAGTGAAGCAACCAAAATAATAAGCATAAGAACTATAAATAAAGCCCTCTTCTCAAGTTGTAATGCTGAAAAGAAATTTCCATTTTGTTGCCACCAGCCAATAGCTTTGAAGCTAAAAGGTAAAGCATTTTGTAATAAAACAATATCTTCAAAAGGTTTATCAGAATAGACATGAACACCATCATAAACACCATCTGGATAATCTAAAATTTTAGCCAAAGCTTTGGAAGAAGTATAAGAATATGACTTATCATAAGCTATAAGTCCTGATGTGAAACTATCTTTAACAACAAATCTTTTCATCTTTGGAATAAGACTAAACCCACTAGGATCGGCTTTTGTAAATATCAAAGTAAGCTTATCGCCATTAAGTAAGTTAAAATCGCTTTGTATCCCACTACCTATTAAAATATCATATCCATCTAGGTTTTTATCACCAAGAGCCTCTTTTACTACAGAGTTTATATGCTTTTCATCATTTGAGTTTATGCCAAATAAAATTCCACCATCAAGTCGCTCTTGT
This genomic window contains:
- a CDS encoding ABC transporter permease, yielding MSLPRYLLFKYLRFDKSQPFITLSAVLAFLGVSIGLMVLIVAMAIMNGFDKEFERKLFTMNYPLTIISGFKGNVNDKFVDELKQKFPNLKFSPYISTQVIFKGQERLDGGILFGINSNDEKHINSVVKEALGDKNLDGYDILIGSGIQSDFNLLNGDKLTLIFTKADPSGFSLIPKMKRFVVKDSFTSGLIAYDKSYSYTSSKALAKILDYPDGVYDGVHVYSDKPFEDIVLLQNALPFSFKAIGWWQQNGNFFSALQLEKRALFIVLMLIILVASLNIVSSLLMTVMNRRQEIALLLALGSTTSEIKKSFFYQGLVIGLGGILFGVLLGLFGIWLLGNFDIINLPADVYGSSNLPLELSLVDFFMIVGGAVVIVALSSYYPAKKATKINILTTLRNE